ATGACATCATCCAATAAGGGATCcttgctttcacctggattcacatgCGCAGTCAAtgtcattgaaagagcaggtgttcctaatgttttgtactcgGTGCCTGTAGAAAAAGTCTACATACACTCCCTTGAACTTTTTTCACATTCTGTTGtattacaaagtgggattgaaatatGTAATATTTTCTCATTGATCTTCATAAAATACTCTGTCAAATTGAAAAAAGAATCCTAcaaatttttacaaattaataaaatatttaactaaaatatagtcggtgcataagtattcacccgctttgtttaggcaagcctaaattagttcagaaGTCAAATGTGGCTTAACAAATCCCACTAAGTTATatgtgaaataataggggttgacatAAAACAAAAAATGATGACtacccccttcctctgtcccccatacatacagtcaaaagtttggacacacctgctcattccagggtttttctttatttttactattttctacattgtagaataatagtgaagacatcaaaaaaaatatgcaataacacatatggaatcatgtattaaccaaaaaagtgtttaacaaatgaaaatatatttcatattttagattcttcaaatagccatcctttgccttgatgacagctttgcatgctcttggcaaacttttgactggtactgtatatccataAGGTCCCTtagtcaagtattgaatttcacagattcaactacaaagaccaagGAGCTTTTTAAAAGCCTCATAAGGAAGGGCAGTgactggtagatgggtaacaataacagatcagacattgaatataacATTAAGCATGGTtaagttaataattatgctgtggatgatATATTAAACCATCCAGACACATCAGACTAAGTTGTcattctgaactgagctgcatgacaggaaggaaactgcttaggGATGTCACCATGAGGTCATCGGTGATTTTTAAAACAGCTACGGAGTTCAAAGGCTGTGATcggagaaaactgaagatggatcaacaacattgtagtgactctaCAATAATGACttatatgacagagtgaaaagaacaATTTAAATACACAGAATAAAAAATTCCAAAACATGTATGCATGAAGGCactgaagtaatactgcaaagaaaACACAGCAAAGGAATGCATCACTGAGTTAACTGCCTCCTTATGTTCAAGCATGGTGCTGGCTCCAGCATGGAAtgagtttttcaggatgaaaagaaACGGGACAGAGGTaaccacaggcaaaatcctagaggaaaacctgtttgtCTGCTTTACACCAGGTACTGGGAggggaattcacctttcagcaggacaataaaccAGATatgcactggagttgcttactaagaagaagagtatgttcctgagtggccaagttagcTTTGACCTAAATCTgcttaaatctatggcaagacctgcaAATTGCTGTCTAGTCATGATCCCCAGATCCTTGACAGAggttgaagaattttgaaaataataatgggcaaatattgcacaatacaggtgtgcaaaactctgagatttacccaagaagactaatAGCTGTAATCTGTGCCAAATGAGTTTCTAACGTGTATTGActcaagggggtgaatacttatcgaATGAAGGTATATTAGTGTTAACATTTTCATAAattcatattattatatatttttttaaagattctccttccactttgacagagtattttgtgtcgGTCGTTGACCAAGAAATGACACATCCATCCACAACCTTTCGCTAACTGGCCCAACGCGCTAACTGCTAGACTACCTGTCGCCCCACAATTCTGAAGTCTTTGTTTCTTCAAATTAACAAATTGTTGTCTTTTGCTAAGATTATATAACAACATTTCGAACTTGTTGAGCATTATCTTGTCCAAATATGGACAGATTCCGCTATATGTATCCGTTTGCATCGCTTTCAATGGAGGACCTTTATCTTGAAGGCTacccgcaaattccactattgtggccAATCCTTACTGTGGCCAGCTTCACATAGGTAGCCACTGCCTGGCAAGCTAAACAAATATATTGCAAGCATTCTAAATCATCTGCTATTTACTAGTTGGGACTGGTAACTAATTTACTGCTGGCTATGTTGTGATCACATTAGTTCGTTTGGGTGCTAGTGTCATGATTGTTAGTTAGCCACCATTAGTTTAGCTCGTATTATTCGGGATCATCGTGACATTAGCTGGCGAGCAGCTGTCAAGAGTTGGAATGCGAAGGGGAACTGATTTTAGTTTCGTATTCACTGAACGTATAACTTGCATTTATGTGAATATTTACCGCTTGTTTTGCTCTCCTGAATCAACCCAGTGAATTAATATCTAACTCGACTCCCTTCGTCATGTCAGATTATGAATGGTGAATAATCCGGGTTGGACGTCTCTGTGAACTGGTGATGGCAGCACGTCCACAGTCATATGATAGCAACTCAAGTGACACTGAGAATTGGGAACGAAAAACAACCGACCTCGCAAACTCTGCAAGCACTCGAGGTGAGGCAATTGCTTTGTATTTGATAGTGTGTAAAGTGAGAAAGAACTGACACTAACCAATGTTGTTGGCATTTCTGTAGAGGCATTTCTCATCCATGAGCATGTGTATAGTGCTATAGGTATAGGCCATCATATTATAGGCTAGACAGATGTTTTTCAGCATTGTCACACACTCATTGTGCATTTTGCAAATATTTTCTTACAAAAAAAagctctgcattgttggttaagggtttgttgGTAAGGTTTACACcttttgtatttggcacatgtaacaaatacattttgatttcatAAGGTTGACATTGTCCTTTGTGATTTCCAATGAAGGGATGGTTACTCTTGAGCCCAACATCATAAAAGGCTACTGTTTTTATCATAACTGTAAAGTCAGATGGGCTGTCATAATGCTGCCAGTAGTCATTCTTTTTTCTTTCAGTCCACTGTCATGACAGCACTATGTACACTTTATAACTACACGTTTAAGTAAAGTGTTTGCTAATGGTCTATGCCCTTTACTGGCTGTTGTGTTAGCAGAAAGCAAGTCTTTGGCATTTCTTGGGTAATTGTAAGTTCAGTTATTTAAGAGTCCAAAGAGAGACTAGCTACCTAACTTGCAAAGCAAACTCTTGCAAAAACAGACcttatttttttcctcatttttaAGAACTGGTGCAGAACATGACCATGCAAGTTTGTGTCTTTTGGCTTCTCTCCCAACAGGAATGTTGGCCTTTTTATACTTCCATGGCTCACTGATGTGATGTGTCGTCATATTAAGAGGCTGGGACAATATGTTCAATATTTCAATACTAAATGGGACACCATTACTCATGATTGTAGGCCTATATAGGGAAGCAACCATTTGTGATTAAAGACCCTGTTCCATTTTGATAGTGCTTTTAATGTCTGTTCCCTTTAAAAGACGTACCATTAGACAAGTGGTCTGCCTCCACTTAAAGGGATTCTGCTTTTGTGTGTACATTTGTCTTTTTCCATTCTGTCCAGTTAGTCTTCTTGGGTTCGATGGCTGCTTCTATACTGTCTGTCTTTCCAAATATCTGACTTTCACAGTATAGATGCATTGTTACTTATTGCTTTGAGTGTGTGACTACATTGTTTCTCTTGCTCCAGGCAGTGCATCAGGTCAGGGCGGTGTTGTTATAATTACCTCTAGAGGTAAATACTGGTTCTAGTAAAGCTCTAGCCCCGAACCATACTTTCACTGTGGTTCTGAGTGTCTCTACGGTTACAGCAGACACAGGATTTGTGACCTGCAATCTGTAATAATACATTAGGGGAGGAAGgacaacagagggagagggtgtgtgttgtgtgatatCTGTGTAGAGTTGAACTGCAATTAGTATTTATTGTGCTTTCTGCTCTGGCCAGCGCTCAGTAGTGTGCATCTCGACTGGAGGCAGACCTGGTGAAGATGAGCCTGCATGGTGCTAGCGGGGGCAATGACCGCTCACGCGACCGCCGCCGCTCCAGCGACCGCTCCCGAGACTCGTCGCACGAGAGGGGAGAGGGCCAGCTCACCCCTTGCATCAGAAATGTCACCTCGCCTACCCGCCAGCACAACAGTGGTGAGTAGAACGTACTGAGAACACTTTCATAAGTCTCCTAAAATAAGATTTCTAAGAGAACATGTTGGATTCTAATGTTGGCATGTAATAGGAGTAGTCTGTGAGAAAGGTCAGTTGTCATGCCAGTGAGTTagtgcctctctccctccacctccagacCGTGAGAGGGACGGTGGCTCCAGGCCCAGCAGCCCCCGTCCTCAGAGGATTTCCCCCAGCGGCTCCAGTAACAGCGGGCTGGTCAGCAGCCGTAACAGCAGCCTGTCCAGCACTGAGGGCTGCTTTAAGAGCCTGGGGGTGGGAGAGATGGTGTTTGTCTATGAGAATAGCAAGGAGGGACTGGGCACGGGCCTGGGTACCCGCAGCATCCGGACCTCAGGCTCCGAGAGGGTCACTCTTATAGTAGATAACACACGGTTCGTGGTGGACCCTTCAATCTTCACAGCACAGTCCAACACCATGCTGGGCAGGTAGGGCTGACCTCATTGTTGTACTTTATTATGGTAAAATCATCAATCTGTATCAAGTTTTGTTTTACCAGTGTGGTTATGAGGCTATTTCACCTACATTGGTTTTTTCCTTTAGCTTTTTTATTGTATGAACGTTGAACAACACTGAAATGTGACCTGTTTTGTGGTTTCTTGCAGAATGTTTGGATCTGGAAGGGAACACAATTTCACACGGCCCAATGAAAAAGGAGAGTATGAAGTCGCCGAAGGCATCAGCTCTACGGTGTTCCGAGCCATCCTGGTCAGTCAATAGCACTGTATTACCAAGTACAACACTCCCTTTTACTAGCTTGGTCAATTATTGACTATTTTTTACTTGAAGAAAACAATTCCTTGATCTAGCGTTGCAGTTGCTAACCTTTGCTCTTCTGAGCCACAAGGGTCAGCCTGCTACTCATAGTCATCCTGAATTGATTAACTAATTTGTAGCCAAAAACATTTACTCAAGGCTACAGAGTCAACCTCGGACTGTTATTATAGAATAGAGTAGATGCCATGAGTTGTCCACTGAGGCTATGAGTGTCTGGAGAACAAGTACAAGAATCAGTACCAGTGGTTGTAGGCTGCTGATGTGAATATGGAGGAATGGATTGATTCAAATGTGGGCTGTTGACAAACAGGGATCACTCTTAGAGGCATAGCATTTGATTTGAAAGATGTGCCTTTTTATTTTTGTCTCTGTAATGGCTGCCTTTTGTGTTTTCTCTATTTACTCTCTAACTGGCAGGATTACTACAAGTCTGGAATAATCCGTTGCCCCGATGGAATCTCCATCCCTGAGCTGAGGGAGGCATGTGACTATCTGTGCATCACCTTTGACTACAGCACCATCAAGTGCAGAGACCTCAGTGAGTACACCCCCTTTTTACCCTTCTTGACCTGGTTGGCTCAGTGAACATAAATCATGAGCCCTTGGTTTTCATATCCCTTATTAGTGATTTAATTAGGTTTCCATAAGACTGATGGAAATGTTCTGGGAAGTTAGCGTGTTGGTTTGCATCTCTGAACTGCTGTCTACTGACTGACCATGTCCCATTGTCCCTAGGTGCCCTCATGCATGAGCTATCTAACGATGGTGCCCGGCGTCAGTTTGAGTTCTACCTGGAGGAAATGGTTGTGCCTCTGATGGTGGCCAGCGcccagagtggagagagagaatgccaCATCGTGGTGCTCACTGATGATGACGTAGTGGACTGGGACGAAGAGTACCCACCACAGATGGGAGAAGAGTACTCACAGAGTGAGTGaatccacacacactctccacccacccctatttgacctagatatttTGTGTGTACGTTATGTGGTTCGTTTTTTAATGtttgtagttctgtccttgagctttTTCTTGTCTATTAATATTCAGTATTatttcatgtttcatgttctgtgtggacctcAGGAAGAGTTTCAGCTTTCGCAAGGGCTAATAGGGATCCTAATAAGATACCAAAAACGTGATCTTCCTAATTAGTAATCCCTGCTGTGGATTAAACTGTTGTTCACTTACCCAAAGGGACACATTTAATTGACACTGCTTAAAAAGTTGTTGATAATGAGTTGCTGTTTCACATTTTATTTTCTCTCTGCAGTAATATACAGCACAAAACTATACCGGTTCTTCAAGTATATAGAAAATCGAGATGTTGCCAAATCAGTTTTAAAGGAGAGAGGACTGAAGAAAATAAGATTAGGCATTGAAGGTAAGATTATGGTTTTATCATGTATTTGCTGGGGTTCAGAGCAAAAATGTAAGATTTTGATTCAGCATTGCAAACTCACTGGCTCTGTTGGCTGCACCATGTATTGGTAGGTTACCCCACGTATAAAGAGAAGGTGAAGAAGCGTCCTGGTGGCCGTCCTGAGGTCATCTACAACTACGTCCAGAGGCCCTTCATCCGCATGTcctgggagaaggaggagggcaAGAGCCGCCATGTTGACTTCCAGTGTGTCAAAAGCAAGTCCATCACTAACCTGGCTGCAGCTGCTGCAGATATCCCCCAGGACCAGCTGGTCAACATGCACCCTGGCCCTCAGGTGGACGAGTTGGACGTCCTCCCTAACCAGTCCCCCAGTGGACCCCAGTACAGCTACAACAACGATGCTGGTGACCCAGATGCACCCTCTCCCGCAGTCTGAGGACTGCCCTCTCCCTGACACTTCCCTTCCCAGCGTACTGCAGCATGTAGCAAGAGGGGGATCAATATAGAGGGGGATCATAACCATATTGCCTTGGCACCTCCTCCACAGCCTTAGAGCCTCAAGGATCTGGTCGACTGTAAAAACCCTATAAGGGACAAGACTGGCAAAAGGGCATATTTCTCTTTTTCTTAAAAAAAATACTTGACCAAAGGAATTTATTTTTCTGTTAATTGTTTGAAATAAATTTAGCAAACCCAATTATTTTgtagctattattattatttacagtgGTTATCGGGCTGTGCACTGTGTGGTGTTACTGTGCTCTCCCCCTGAGTTTTATTTCACGTGTGGTTCTGGGCATACTTCCTGGATGGCAAGACTAGTGAATAGTGTATCTGTTTGGGGGACAGGTGCAGATCATGATGCCTGGCCATGGAGAAAATCCTCTGATTTCATCACCATTCAGTGGAAATTGCTGTTGAATTCCCCTCAGATATACTTTGAATCATGTAATGGTTGGGTTGGTTGACATCATAGGATTGGTAATGGGATTCTGTGCTCCCTGGATATTCAGCATGACATAAAGACATTAAAATCACTACATTGTATGGTGTTTTTTTATTCCTATCATTGTGCTTATTATCCATTAATAGCACTTGAGTTGAAAGAGGTTACTTTCACCTTATCCTTCTACATAGAGCCCCTACACTTTCAAACTGAAAGTTTAAAAAGTAGCCTAATACATGTGCAATACCTAGCCTGCAATTGTGGTTTGAGTTGACCTGATTTCAGATCAGGAGGAAAGTTTTCCTTTTATGGGTCATTTGGATAGTCTGCCTGTTGCTAGGGAACAACTATTTCCCGGGGGTCAGTAGTAAAGCACATCCTGTGTGTGCCTCTGGCAGTGAGGTGGTCCAGGAAGGTGAGTGGGTGATGAGAAATGGTGTGCCCCCATAATATGCAAACATCACAAGTGGTGTGGACAATACCAACCAGTCTCCTAGCAACTCTGGCAGAGGAACTAGTCTGTGATTTGTCACATTTCATCTATTGTTGGCAAGCAAACAGATTACTCACTATTCCCACACAACATATTGTAGCAAAGTACCTTGGATTTCTGCATTGTAGCAATAATGTCAAATCCCGTCAGCTGATTTTAACAGTGATACTGTGTGCCACTGGATGGTAACTTGATACAGACCGCCCTGTTTTGTATTTTTGAAAATGGAAATAAGCAATAGAGGAAGTTTAATTTTTTTAATAATTCACTACTGATACAATACACTTGTACATATACATATTTAGAGAAAATTAGAATAAACAAGTATGATACAATTTTCTTTAGAaatattgacatgtttttttgtaGTGTAAAAACACAAACAATGCCATTATAAAAGAGCTGGGTTCAATGCCTGTGAGGATGAATGGACATAGAAAAACCCGGATAACTGGTACAATAATACTACAGGGGTAATGAGGCAGTTTCACCTTTCCCCAACCGCACTGAGGTGGACTGTACATCATGGCTGATCCCAGGCCTAGTATTCCTTCCTTTTCAGGGCCCGCCTGCCTTACTGTGAGGCTACAGTCACATTAGCCCTGTTGATATGGCTCTCTGGTACTGGTCACAAACTGACACAATGTGAATACTGTAACACCCAGCCCTTACTCTACCATGTTCAGCCCATTTAGGAGGCCTTGCCTGACAGTCCTCACAGTGGCCAGGGCAGGTCACTGAAGTCCACTGGGCCTCCCAACCCTGCGTCTGCCTCCAGAAGGCTCATGATCACAGCCATGGCTGCCTCGTCATTACTCGGGCTGCTGGAACCTGGCTCATCCATGATGTCAATGCCAATGTGAGAGTTATCGCCTAAACAGGGTAAGGACAAGGGTTAAATATCGAAGATTTTATGTGGATAGTTTCATTAACTGTAATCAAGATTAGATTTCATAGCGGGGGAAAATGCATACTTAGATTGGAGTTATTGGAGTACGGATAGCCTACGGAGTCTGGTCCCGGTATCAGCCCTGCCGAGGGATGTTCTGTGGTTCCACTGTTCTGTATCTGTGAGAGAATTGACATTCAGGAATCACCATTGCATCCTGAAGTATGAGCCACCAACAGACATTAAAAATATCCACCAGATGTGCTCATTACTGACTTCACATGGATGAGCAGTGGATTGATTAGCAGACTTCCTCCCAGTTGGGAGGGGTTGAAGTGGAAGAGAATGGGAAGGACAGGTCGGAGCTCTTACCTTCTTTCCCCCTGGGGACGACATGTCTGGGGGTGGAGTGCTGGTGAAGTTATGAGGACTGGAGCCACAGCTGGAGGGAGAGGAGCCTCTTATCCTGGAAGAGTAAAGAAAACACAGGGTAAAAACAGCAGGACACAGCCCCATACAGTTTGTCACACACAGATATTTTCATTATGCACTGGGGGTCGATGACCATGGTATGGTTATGACCATACAGACATGCCAATTTATGTTTGACAAGACAATCATAACACAATCCACATGGTTCCTCTCACCTCTGGATCTCCATCACCTCTTCTGCGATTATCCGGCCGATCTTTCCCGCCCCTGCCCTTGTGCCGCCGGGGATGCCAGGCACGGTCTGAAGGGCCCGCTTGCCAGTTCCTGCAACCAACAAACGCAAAAGCTCAGTCACATTTTGGAAAAATCAAACAATTACTTAGTCACAGTCATGCCAGGCACAAAGAAAATGTATGTCAACTCATCAAAGTACAGTCACGCTTCATCCAAGCGGGTGAGGGCAGGCTTACCATCTGTGAGTACACTATCCATGCTCTGGGGGGAGGCGGCGAGCTGAGGATAGATGCCATCAGATCCTTCAGgcacactgagacagagggagagagaagagagagtgagcgtCATCACTGAGCATGCTCGTGACTTCACACCTCATTGGGCAGCTTATTAACATCTATTGCATAGATAGCCCAACAGCTCTAGAAAGACACAGTAATAAATATGCAAGAGTTCCAATAATACATGCTTTGTTTTCTGAGGCAAGCCAGACAGCTATATGAGTTGGACATTGATTTCATGTTGAAACAATAGTGGTGGTGATAAAACAACTTTGACACAGTAGGCATTGTAAATGTAATCAGCTGTTTGAAATCTTACATTCATTATCCAACTTTATTAGGCTATGACCCTAATATAATGAATACAGTGTAATATTATGCATTGACTAGTTAAATGAGGACTGCGGAAGAAAGTCCTAGCAGAAACAGGTGTAGCTACTTACCAGACAACAGTGTTGGTGGAGACAATGTACTCCACCTCTTTGGTCCAAGGGTTCATAAAACTGAACCAGCGACTCCTCAGCGTGATAAAGGAGCCGTCTTTTATTTTGAACTTGTAGCAGTTTGTATTGATCTTCTCCCTCATCTGGAGCACTAAGAACAGAGGTGGCAGCCAGGGGGTGAGCTCAATAAGGCATGATATCTGCACACTTGGCCTCTGTGACATACCAAATGGTAGCCTGCCAGGTTCTATATTAATTCATATCAGGGTCTACTCGCTATGTGACAAGCTTAGCGCAATACATTTTATATGACAAAATGACCAGACATTACAAAATTATTCACGTAAGGCCTGAGACTCAGGGATGTATCGCCGAGTCTAAAACTTTGCTCTTTGGTGTTATATTGGTGTCCTTGTTCAATCTGATACATACCTTGTCTATGACATTCCGCAAGGTGCCCTATGTCATCTTGATGAAAGTATTCATAAAACGATGTACCCAGCAACTCTTGGGGTAGATAAGCCAAAATGGCAGTGGCCCTACAAAAGAGAACAGTATTAAGCACAAGTCCTATCAATGCAGGCCAGTGGTATTTAGGACATTTTTAAGGTTAAGTCTAGACCACATCTTTTTTTATTgtatacaaataaaataatattcTCCTCCCTGCTTTGCATGTTTGATCATAATCAATGCCATGACAATGCAGGGCTGGGCAGTATACCCTATTTGactatataccggtattgatgtACGGACCGGTTTCAGTTTTTACTTTAACTTCTATAACGGTAtttcaatgtttggtttgttaaatgtaaTACGCAACTCTGGCGGGTGTAATGTCTGTTTTTATAGTTTGCTTCTTGAGTCATGCTGCTAACCACACCAAGCCCTGCCCCGTCACTCAAGAAGAGAGCAATTGCTCGACCATAGAGTCACAAGAACTTTCTTGCTGTTCACTCCGCAAAGTCAGTGTTGGTGACATGCTACTTTCCACGAGCGTTCTATAATTACTCTATTCGTTTGTGTATCTTACTGTCTGCAAACTACTGTTTGCTAGTTGGTCTTTTCTTAGCAAGGTGTTTCTCAAATAATTTGTGTTAGCCGTTAATGATTATCgatagttagctggctagctagctaaatgtaaTAAGTCAGAGCAAACGTACTAACTCAGTACTTCTGAGAAAATATAAAAGAGCCCTACTAAATTCTAATAGACCCTCCCCCGTCCCCAAAATCCCTTCCAAACCCAGTCCAACCTCAATGGCCTTACACCTCAATCTTTCCCTCACCAACTCTTTTGGCTAACTGGTCTACAATTTCATTCCCTTCCACACCGGAGTTGAACTACTACAACCAGTCTCTCAA
This sequence is a window from Oncorhynchus keta strain PuntledgeMale-10-30-2019 chromosome 14, Oket_V2, whole genome shotgun sequence. Protein-coding genes within it:
- the LOC118393835 gene encoding BTB/POZ domain-containing protein 10-like, with translation MSLHGASGGNDRSRDRRRSSDRSRDSSHERGEGQLTPCIRNVTSPTRQHNSDRERDGGSRPSSPRPQRISPSGSSNSGLVSSRNSSLSSTEGCFKSLGVGEMVFVYENSKEGLGTGLGTRSIRTSGSERVTLIVDNTRFVVDPSIFTAQSNTMLGRMFGSGREHNFTRPNEKGEYEVAEGISSTVFRAILDYYKSGIIRCPDGISIPELREACDYLCITFDYSTIKCRDLSALMHELSNDGARRQFEFYLEEMVVPLMVASAQSGERECHIVVLTDDDVVDWDEEYPPQMGEEYSQIIYSTKLYRFFKYIENRDVAKSVLKERGLKKIRLGIEGYPTYKEKVKKRPGGRPEVIYNYVQRPFIRMSWEKEEGKSRHVDFQCVKSKSITNLAAAAADIPQDQLVNMHPGPQVDELDVLPNQSPSGPQYSYNNDAGDPDAPSPAV